The sequence CTTTATTCTGCTGGGCCAAATCCGAAGTAACCTTCATCGTTCCAATGAAACAGTCAAATCGAAAAAGAAGGAGCAGAAAGCGCGTGTGTTGTACAGATTGGACTACTTCCATGAGCATCGCAAGATCTGCAAGGAGACATTCATGTTCATTCATGGGATAAACAAAGACAGACTTTCTAATGTGATGCACCATTATGTGAACAATGGTGTGGTTGAACGCATCCACAAGAACAAGGGAAAACAAGTGAAGCATGCATTGACTGTCCCAGATATTGAACGTGTAGTAACATTCATAAACAATTTTGCCGAAGAAAATGCAGTACTCTTGCCGGGTCGAATCCCGGGTTACAAGAGGGATGATCTCAGACTTTTACCTTCATCGGTCAGCAAGGCGGGCGTGTACCGTCTTTATTCAAGATCCGTTGTCGCACGGGGAGATAAGGCTGTGGGTGACAAGACATTCTATCGGCTGTGGAAAGAATACGTTCCATACATTCTTCCAATGAAGCCGATGACTGATCTTTGTTGGACGTGCCAGCAGAACAGCAAGCTGCTGTTGAAGTCTGTCAATCGGACAACTACAGAAAAGTCTGATGCCCTAAAAACAGCAGAGCAACATCTCTTGGATGCCACTAAAGAAAGAAGCCTGTACAATGCCAAGGTGAAAGACTGCAAAGATGCCATTGACCAGCATAGCATCACTGACCCGAACCGTCTTGGGAACAACATACCAGATTCATCAGTTGAGGCTGAGGTGAGTACATGTACCTGACAGAAACATTGGCTTAAAATAACATTATCGTTAGATTGCATTACTCATGTTCATATCAACATCAAACATAAAAGTCTGTTCAATCTTTTTCAGGTTCATTACAGCTTTGACTTCGCCCAGCAGATCCATTATCCACACGACCCGATGCAGCCAGGACCCATTTTCTTCAAGACGCCGAGAAAATGTGGTGTATTTGGGATGATGACAGAAGGCATACCCAAGATGGTGATCTTCTTGCTGGATGAAGCCACCAACGTCGGCAAGGGTGCGAACTGTGTAATCTCTCTGTTGGATTTCTTCTTTGACAATTACGGTTTGAAGGAAACAGTGGCCCATCTTCATGCAGACAACTGTTCtggtcaaaacaaaaacaatgcgATGGTGCAGTACCTGTCTTGGCGAGTGCTGACTGGCCGACACTCTGGGGTCAAGTTGTCGTTTATGTTGGCAGGGCACACCAAGTTTGCCCCAGATTCTATGTTTGGTCTGTTCAAACGAAAGTTTCGATCAACGAAGGTGGACTGCCTGGCTGACATAGAACAAGTTGCCGTTGATGCTTCCCCACGCGAAGTTCTCCTCACACAGCTCTGTGGCAATGAAGCTGGAGATGTCATTGTCCCTGTCAGGCAATGGGACACTTACCTGAGCCAGTTCTATCGAAAGCTGCCAGAGATCAAGCCGCTCCACCACATCGAGTTCCTCCAGGATGGCTCTGTCAACACTCGCTACATGAGTGAATCTAACACTGTCAGTCAGAACATTCTCAAATGTGATCGTGCTGATGTTGGGCAGGGGAAACCTGAGGTCATTGTTCCGAAAGGTTTAAATGAGCAACGTGTTGCGTACCTGTACAACGATATCCGAGAGTTTGTGTCGGACGAGTGCAAGGATCTCGTGTGCCCAAAACCAGCTGCTGCAATGGATGTTGATCAACAACGTGATGGTCCTCCTGAGGATGTACTTCCAGTTCCGGTGCCACAAGTCGCTACTCCAACTCCTGGTCGAGGCCGAGCTGCTCCAAATCGTGGACGGGGTCGTCCTAAGAAGACACCAAGAGGACGTGCTGCAAAGAGGCCTAGGACAGAATAGACTGTTTCCGCTATTTGTAGACTTTAGGCGTGGCTTAcactgttgccatggtaatcaTTGAAATTGACACTGGAGAAGAAACGACCCCGGGACACTGCCTGTGAACTCACGGTCTGTCAAGGAGAGGGCAGATAAGTTGATAAAAGCATTCAAAAATGAGGAGCTTTCATCCCTCAGGAAGTAAGTTGTGAGctggtttgaaaaaaaaaatctacaGACACTCATTTTATTAATCGTCTTTAAGTACCCTTGGATGTCGCAATTCCCCAAATGTCCCTGTGCATTAGCATACTGGTAGTAGAGGTCTATCTGCCTTGctttcattcaatttcaatgtAGTAATTTGTTTCACTCTGTTGTGTATAAATTTTGTGTCACATTTCCGATTTTCCAATTCTTTGCTTGCAGATCAGGTACTGCTGAAGAGTACACCGAGAGGGAGGTGCTGCTGACCGAAATAATGGAGTTGATTGAATCAGAGAAGACCAAAGCCAAAGGAGCCAAGAAGGacacaaaagaaaaagaagaggacCTGGCAAATGCTGGTTTGGTTATCCGGAAGAGGGCAATGCAGACCCTTGTTGCCAATGAAGGTAAGTCAAGTTTTCTTATTCCTTTCTCTTAAGGCCAACTAAGATGTATGAACCAAAAAGCACATGGTTTTAACCAGTAGAGCCGCCTGTGAAACACAACTTTGAACTAATACTGCTGATTTGCCCTGAACATGATGTACAGACAAAATGGTGGGGCTGTCTGTGACTAGTTCTACTACACAACTTTAATTTCAGTCCTGTTTTGTGGTAATGGAGTAACAATCATGATGAATGCCAAATTCTTATTGCAGATCAAATTGGGAAGCCTACAGCAGCTACACCAAAGAAGAGCAAGAAGGGGGTTGCACACGAGTATGCCCACATGAAGATGATTGAGCTGGAGGTGCGGAGGGAGGAACTTGCATtcaaaaaacatgaaatggaGATGATGAAGGAGGAGAGACGTGAGAGGATGGAGCTGGAAAGGAAGGAAAAAGAGGGACTTGTAAATCTACTCCAGGGACTATTACAAGTTATAAAGGAGAAGTAGTCATCAcgcattagctcacctcttagcagaggtgagcttatcccataccgtcgcgtccgtcgtcgtcgtcgtcgtcgtcgtcgtcgtcgtcgtccgtcgtccgttagcagggcacgtttcgtaacgagttattgagttgaaacttggtacacgtgtacccttatgtaatgacaccttggagaccaagtttcggtccgattcgtttcatagtttggccaccagggggccaaacgttaaaagtgaaaatatgcaatatctcccttaatagtagtcgggaaattttgaaaaaaatatggtaggtacttctagcaaaggtgcatcatatatcctccgggtttttggtgtaaattggccgttaggatgtaacgatggcacgtttctaaactgcaatgactattgataccaaatttggtacacattcaccccttagtcaggtgatctcagggaccgaagtttggtccaatatgattcaccacttgaccaccagggggcaaaatccaaaaaccttaaaaatgtgattattccttaacttcttgcccgattgccaccaactcgatatcatgggtacatctaaccaccatacagtatatgtcacacaggtttttaatttgaccttcttgtcaaggtcacagaggtcaaatggcgtaaattcgccgtcaggctgtaactatggcacgtttcttaactgcaatgactattgatcacaaattaagtacacatgtaccccttggtcagatgatctcaggtactgaagtttggtgcgatctgatttgccgtttggcctccaaggaggggggccaaatcctaaattcttcaaaatgccattattcctagtaatgacttgcccgattggcaccaattttatatcataggtacatctaattctaacaaccattcaatgtgtcacccgggtcttctttgatttgacctacttttcaaggtcacaagaggtcgaatgtactgtaaattggccattttggggaaattgtaattgcttggacctacatcaaacctaacactacatgacacaatactatgctctttatccatctttcctccacgtgaggtgagcacaatggccctggccatttcatgtttACCTAGGGATTTTGTCCAAATATGGCTTGGGCTTTGGGGGTGTCTCAGTTTTTGTACCTTTGCACAGTACTGTATCAGGTCTTTTATGTTTGGTACTCCTTCCAGTAAAACTGGCCCCAGACCCCCTGAAGATGGGTGTTGAAATtatgttgttgatgttttggTAGTTTTATACATTTATTGTATATGTAACAGTATTTACAAGAATACAAAATAGATCTTGTTGATTATTTAGTTATATTAGTTACTTAGGTTATTTTTGTCCAACACTGCATTTAACTCCGGCCCACGCCATCTGACGGTTGTGGCGTCCTAGTAACTGGCCCTATTCATGAGAAGTACTGAAACGGAAAGTCAAGTATGTATAATTCATCCACAAGGTTAACAACCACAACATGTCTCTGGAACATGTCCTGTTCGAAAATTGTGACCAACGTGAAGAGTCTTGCCGTTTTCACAGCACGTGGCTGATGTCAAGTGTTGAATTACCGGGGTATGCCTATGTATTCCTCAATGGATGGTGGTGCTACGTCAAAGTACATGCCTGTCTGGGAATCACGAAGACAGGTGTGCAGATTCGTGAGTAGTCCTGCAACTAGGTAATACTTTGCTACAGGTTGCAGAAAGACTTTCAAGTTCTTTTTGAAATCCACGAACGCCCAATTCTGCAGGATTTTCCCAAATGCCCACTCAACTGCGACTCTGGGAGCGGACATGGCCTGATTGAAAGCACGCTCGTTGGCATTCAATCCAAGAGCACCTTCCCTGAAGGGCGATATGAGCCAGGGGCGGATAGGATACGCCGGATCTCCGTAGATGTAAAAGTGTCCTCCGTCATCAGTTCTTGGCAACATGTCGAGCTGTTGGCCAAGACCACTTTCTCTTAAAAGAGCGGCATCGTGTCGCCTGCCTTCAACTGGTCCCCACAGGTTTGCTATTATACCATTGGGTAAAGTTAGCGACTGGAACTTTATGGAATGGACTCTCTTATGCCCATTGTACACAGCACGTTGAAACTGAATTGGTCTACAGATAGGACGAACGGTGCCGTCAATGAATCCGAAGCAATCTGGTAGCGGTGCTCCCAAATCGTTGATCGCATCTGCGTAGGTGCGAAGGTGTTCTGCATCTAGCCACGGCTGATTCAGATCCCTAATAAGATGGCCATGTTCAGTATAGATGAAGTCGATCGTTTCGTTTATCGCTTGCGACAACACGGACGCTGGCCTTCCAAAAAGTTCCTGATTGTCGCATAGCCTATTAGGATACGAAAGCCGTCTCAGACACATACATAGAGCGTCCTCGCCAGTAATTACGCATCGATTTTGGCAAACAACTACAGGAGGGATTCGAAGAACCTGGACGAGGTGACGAATCTCATCCTTTTCGAACCTGAATTTGTCGTAGCTTTGTGCATCGGAGAGTCTATCTAGATCGAAACGCGGCCAGTTCGGATCAAACGTACTTTCCTTGCCTCCTAAGACTTCATTTTCGATATAAAATGCcataaattcatcatcttcaattgcGAAATTTGCAAGGCGTCTCAAGTTTGCCGCCATTTTGACGATCTCCATAGAAACCAAACTGTTTCTCGGTGACGGCCATGCGGAACGCGTTTCAGTGATTCCGGGAACGGGATCGGGAACGAGAAACGTTCTCGGTGTAGCGGTTCTCGGAACGGCGTAGCGAAAGGTCtctactgattaacaggatactgataaacatgatactgattaacaggatactgataaacattgacagtaccatagttaacgttaaatatctgtccttccatttctagcttgatttaaaggataaaaagattttaaattacgttttttttagtcttttaggcttttagacTTTTAGGATTTAGACctttaggctttttattcctgaaattggtaaccattcattgaatttatcactgtatcccttccacttcactaatccgtattttttacctttactggtcttgtacctcaagattttctctatcttgtactctagctggtcaggattaggaacataactcaattcctcttcatagaaatatccttgaatttcctctttatgataatcttcaagtttgtagacgatagggtgagtgaagatgatctgtttgatttggaatacttcctcagtgaagttgggcatgtaacctttaccgaaaatggacttgtactttgaaattcttacactgtcacctactttgtactttggatcaccaaaggtttctttgaggtgaagaccgtaaagattgtaccacacagctccttcgttttccatctttctggcgtctacaggtttcatacctattgatgagtgaaatgtgttgttgtagccactgaccaagtcatccagtacgttgatccacttgtctgtctccttagcagtgaaataacgccacattttttctttaagagtcctgttgaatctttctactaccgctgccttcttatcagattttgtagagaaccattctatgtcattttctgttaagagttccttgaagtgtttgttgtaaaattctgtaccgtcatcaaactggattttctctAGTttagcttcctcaaatatcactttaaatgcatctcttatttcttctcctctcttgctcttaactgctagagcccaagcatagcgactgaataggtcaattactgtcaaaatgaatctgaaacctttattcttactctcgaatttctgcatgtcaaccaggtcggcttgtcactgttgatcgatgtacgataccattgttttcctgaaggtgaatttcttaatgctcggtttgtgtagttggtgagttggtagtgtttctagaaattctttaacttctttttgtttaataagtttaccatcttccttgacctgtttccacatcttactcaaagaactgtaagccacgggactatcggggttgtagtacaaatcccttagatactgctgtgtgtcatcctttacatccatttaaatgggtgaagtatttatttacgagccacataacatgctaatttctggtgtcaccaattgtggtaagacatattttgcccttgacctcttagaaaaggagtatcgacacaaattccaaaacatagtcattttctgtccaacatatttcaacaataagacatatgacaggaaatggatttaccaagacaagagcgtctacatagttaatcccgaagcggtggccagtaatttggaccttgtgcttcaatttgctactctgacctttgctggttctaacacattattcctaattgatgactgtgctaatttgagagacacaaaaaagaaggtgtccgagttatgtaatcttgccttttctggcaggcactacaatcttactgtttggttactagttcagaagtacaattcagttgtcaaggactacagagagaacataagaattttagtattattttttaataaggatgaatcagccatgaaagatgccttagaagaaaacagtgttattcctaaggagaaaagacagtactacatagaagaacttaagatgaaaaaaggatcaaaactgatcattagactacaacatccatttagatttactctttcacatcaaaaatcttagtcccgcttctcatcaatggtcttagtctttctaaccctagtaaaataataaattattaatcctaaaccactaagtcctaggataatccataggtactcgtatttcttcatttcatcactaggttggtaataatcacttaattgtggtctctgAGGTAGTACATTTACTATAGTTCTatcgggatgtaaatgattgtaaacagtaagtgctgaatcagtattgttaaaatcaaaagaagcgtctctttctctctttaattcaagattaacaaagtcaatagtactctttctatgctcctcccattcggttgaagctttttgtaattgctcctgagccaaatcatgtcttttcacttcatcttcataaccgtttttatCTAGTGACCtgaaaaggtaaccagatccagtaaatgctaatccattgattattgcagatccaaataacatgccaatgccagccatttaatttcaacgaatttaatttcaatgatgtgttaataccaattggtactgtacatcatgaccactaagatcgatgatgtcacctttttcatccgttaagcgaatattcagcttattgaatcttggtttacagggaattgctattggtttctcaaaggtgtatgctattaaatccccaaaattagcttcttttattggtcttgtggttagcacatcagatgtttcaccattacttaatacactattagattcgattatgtcacagtgaaaaacaaattggttaattggtctaaaattgatgggtttctcgcttacaacatcatccttacttttattgtctgaagggtaaggccattctgttttcatgccaaataactcattgcttttaccaataaaatagatctgataatgctcctcattttttctctttaggaagtgtaagatggccttacctgttggttcttcaaggtcaaatctgacagcacctcgactcatactattttctttcaacttatccgcaaatacttttgaaaagctctgtaggtcatagagaccatctggtagcgtaatctctgccacatcaaaccccttaactttgattcggttattctccctggccgcactgatgttgtaaaatgtacaaggtattactgcaaaagttaaagtgatgctacatgcatcttgaatttcagtcttgagattgactgttaaatcacttgaactctgatccgggtagtcgctggaatcgatgttcattacagttaccatttagttaagtaaattttcgttttcaaatttaccttttatcaaataagtaaattattcttacttcataatatttctgggtaggattccttgatcgtaaaggtactctaatgttccattactaatagctacagttccacccagtttaataatttcctctaggttggcctgacttgggggaccgatattgattctcaagaaccttttcagtaacatagagtaaccaattgttgttgatgccaacagtaaactttgatacagtgtatttatgatatctttctttccaggtgtatccatttaattaggatgaaaatctaatgttgtagcgaactttgttcttgcaacaccttagtgttggagcgaactttgttcttgcaacaccttagtgttgtagcgaactttgttcttgcagcaccttagtgctggagtgaagcaatctgagaattctggatgtttacctgggcatcagaaaccacgaatatgtgcattttgtatggtccctttccagatttctttgtaatagataattgaataccatcttttgtgttctggagcttctttcctgatccgtgtagactattgtcttcagaagttctcaggtccaaccataaaccatagtgattagaatcaccatagtatttctccattgtcatgttacagtcatgagttttcttcaaatcttcagacatgaagtgtttcttgatctcctcccattg comes from Lineus longissimus chromosome 15, tnLinLong1.2, whole genome shotgun sequence and encodes:
- the LOC135499731 gene encoding uncharacterized protein LOC135499731, which produces MELIESEKTKAKGAKKDTKEKEEDLANAGLVIRKRAMQTLVANEDQIGKPTAATPKKSKKGVAHEYAHMKMIELEVRREELAFKKHEMEMMKEERRERMELERKEKEGLVNLLQGLLQVIKEK
- the LOC135499730 gene encoding uncharacterized protein LOC135499730, yielding MKPMTDLCWTCQQNSKLLLKSVNRTTTEKSDALKTAEQHLLDATKERSLYNAKVKDCKDAIDQHSITDPNRLGNNIPDSSVEAEVHYSFDFAQQIHYPHDPMQPGPIFFKTPRKCGVFGMMTEGIPKMVIFLLDEATNVGKGANCVISLLDFFFDNYGLKETVAHLHADNCSGQNKNNAMVQYLSWRVLTGRHSGVKLSFMLAGHTKFAPDSMFGLFKRKFRSTKVDCLADIEQVAVDASPREVLLTQLCGNEAGDVIVPVRQWDTYLSQFYRKLPEIKPLHHIEFLQDGSVNTRYMSESNTVSQNILKCDRADVGQGKPEVIVPKGLNEQRVAYLYNDIREFVSDECKDLVCPKPAAAMDVDQQRDGPPEDVLPVPVPQVATPTPGRGRAAPNRGRGRPKKTPRGRAAKRPRTE